The DNA segment ATGTCAGCCCCGTCGGAACAATAGCATAGGTGCCAGCATTTAGCGCCCCTTGTGAAGTGCCTATATAACCAATTGTTCCGGTTAAAGCGCTGAAGTCATCGCCATTTTCAAAGCCACTATAACTTACGCCATTGCCACCGGTATAAGGCAGACCATCGTAGGTTTTATTGAAATCCTTGGCAGTAACTGTAAGTATTTTTTTGGCCACCTGTACCTGGAAACTGATGGCTGTTCCTGCAGCGTAATTGGCATTGCCGGCCTGACTGGCGGTAATGGTAGCAGTACCAGCAGCCAGGAAACTAACCTGGCCAGCAGTATTTACACTGGCTACTGCTGTATTGCTACTGCTGTAAAGAACAGTGAGGCCAGAACTGGCATTGGCAGCAGCATTGATGCCTGCATCACCATAGGTTTTGTTAAGGGTACTGCCCGCAGTCTGTGTGTTAAATGTAAGCGTGTTTACGGGGTTTTGGGAAATGGTCAGTTCAGCGTTCACATAAGTAATGGCATAGTTGCCTGAACTTAGCCCACCTGGTATGATGGTATAGCTACCTGCATTTATAGCATTTTGTGCTGTTCCACCATAGGACAACAGTCCGGAGAGATCGGCACTACTTTCCCCAGCAGCAAAGGCACCATAACTTACACCGTTACCACCGGCATAGGCAATACCGTCGTAAACTTTGCTGGCATTGCTGGCCGTTATGGTTAATGGCATAGCAGTAATTTCTGCATTGCTGCTGCTCAGATCTGCTAAATTGGCAATGCTGTAATTTCCAGCCTGCGCACCGCTTAGTGATACACTGGCAATTGGCAAGGTAATTGTTTTTCCGGTTCCCGCGTTTTTGGTATCATATTGGGCAGCTCCGGAGCTTAAACTCAACAACACTTCATCGCTATTGATGACATCGCCGCTGGCCAATATAAGGTCTGTTGCCAGAAAAGTTCCTGCAGTGCCGGCATCATACACCTTGCTAAAGGTAGCTGCGGGTTTGATGCTTAAGGTTACCGGTCTTTTATTCACCGTTAAACTGAACACAACGTCAGGGGCCGGGTCATAACCATTGCCACCTGGCTGACTTGCAGTGATGTTTACTGTACCTGCTTTTTTGATTTTCAGTTTCCATTTGTTACCATCTGCAGCATCCTGAAAGGCTTCAGCAATGGTATTGTCGGCAGATGCATAGCTGACTTCCAGACCTGAACTTGCTGTAGCGGTCGGCACAAAGGCTACATCGCCGTAAGTTTTAACAATATTTCCTGCAGTGATGGTTTGAGATTGAATTTGCGATTCGTAAGCACCTATGTCTATATTTGTACCTGCCAACCGGGGATTGCCGGCCAGGTCCTTGTCCAGACCTAAACTGTTGTTACCCACATTACCGTCGGCTGCTTCGTATAATACATTACTTCCTGAATTGATCGCAGGACTTCCTGATTTTAAAGTGTAATCTCCTGTAGCCGGATTGGTAAACAAAGGATCTACTGTACCATCTAAATTATGATTGGCAACATCGGCCGGCATGTCCTGTACCAGGCTATAGCGGATAAAAAGCGTACCCATATTGGGACTGTATATTCCACTTGAAGCACTTGCCGAGTTATTGGATATGACCGTATTTATAATGCTTGGAATGGACTGAAGGTTACTGATTGCCCCCCCACTACGGTTTCCCGTCGCTAAATTACCGTAAAACGTACAATTGACAATAACAGGGGCCGAACCCTGGTTATACATTCCGCCGCCGCCTTCATCGCCCCAGCCTTGACCGGAAATATTGCTGGCAAAGTTGTTGATGAAACTGCAATTCATCACCAGCGGGTTAGCCGATATAGAATTATACATAGCACCACCAGAGCCTCCTTTCACCATATTGTTGATGAAGATACAGTTGGCTACGGTTGGGCTTGAAGCATTGGTATTAATTATACCCCCACCCGTATTTCTGTAAACACTAAATGTATTGACTATGATGGCAGTTCCGCTGGCACCATATGCACCTGTAATGGTAAAGCCATTTAATACCGCATTTCCTGCCCCACCGGCAGAAACAAGGACATGATAGGCGTTCTCTGTATTTCCCGAAATGTTCAAGGTGCTGCCTGTACCAGTAACAACATCATCATCATTAAAATCTCCGCTTAATGTGCTCTTATTTGTTGTTACAGACAGGTCACGTTGGGAAAGGGTGGTTTCTGTGCCCGCAAAACCACCATAAACTTTTACATCCTTTACCAGCAGAAAAGCATTGTCCCTGCCTTTATCTGTCCCAAAATCAGGGCCATCCTCAGGACTGTACATGGGCTTATAGGTACCCTTTGCCACCCAGATTTCTTTGACTGTACCCGGAATGATGGCATTCTGAATTTTTGCAAACTTGAGCGCATCGGCCAGTTCCGGAATGGCATTGGCCCAGCTGTTGCCATTAAAATTACCTGCCCCATTTTTCTTTACATGCAAAATGCCATTGCCATTGGGTGTTGCTGTTGCCGCAACAATATTGACTGTATAATCTTCAAATTCACCATACTCCTGCATTGCATCACATGCCATATCATCAGTAGCAGCAATAGCTCCTACTGCAGCCACACGCACCCTCATTCTTTTTGAACCTAAGGTGGTAGCCTGAATGGCAATATTTCCGGAAACTACACTGCCGCTGCCAGCACCAATATAGGTAAACTCTGAAGCTTCAAAAATTCCATTTCCATTGTAATCAATCCAGACACTTACAGCCTCAGATGACCAGCCAGCACCAACAGTTACAGAAATAGGATAACTTGTGCCCATAGCCAGCGACGGGGCAGCCAAAGCCGTAAAATTGCTATAACCATTTGTACCGCATGTGCTGGAGTTGTTTAAGGTAGACAGGCTTACATTCAGGATCAGATCACCATCTGTACAGTTAAGATTTGGGGTACAATATTGTGCATGTGCCTGAAAACCAAGCGTACACAAAATAAAGGTAAATGAAATGATGATGTACCTACTCAGGGTAGGTAGAGGGGATGAGAAGTTAATATAGCTCATATTGGTTTAAAGGATGATTAAGCCAAAAATAAAATATTATTTTAGGATTTAGAAATGAAATTTCTAAATAACAAATTTTAATTATCTTAGTAATCAAAACATTACAATGTATGCAACACAGAAATCATTGTCTGGCTTAATTGTCTTAGCCCCCTCCCGTCGTTGAAGCGTCCTTCCCTATAACTCCTGCTCACATAGTTCACACATTAGCCACACTTTCTTCACAAAAAGGTACCTGTTTGTGAGTTTTATGTGAAGGAGGTGTGAACCAGGTGTGAAGAATCCCTAAACTTGTGAACAGCCAGTCTCAGTCTTCAATTTGAGCTTCAACTAAAAACCATCCATATCTTACCTGTTATATGCAGGTAACGGATTCAAAATATTATTCTAATTCCAATTGTTTTTTACCAGTGTACTGGAATTTTATGGGGTTTAGACACCATTTTTTTGGAAATGATTTTTCTTTGTTGCACCTTTGTACTGCTTATAGAGAAAGATGGAGGGATTAGACCCTGCGAAGTCTTGGCAACCTGTGCTTACAAGGTGCTACATTCTACAGGAAATGCAGCTGTACTTCCTGACAGATAAGTGGATCTGTTCCCAACCAGAATCTCCAATAAGCTTTGCATGCAATAGGTTCGGCACTTGTTTAGGCCATAGCCTCTATCAACTTTAGCTTATTGCCTGCTCATATCATTATTGTTAAATGGATATCAGAAAAGAGTTAGAAAAACGTATCCTGATCATTGATGGTGCAATGGGCACCATGATACAACGTTACACCTTAACTGAAGAGGATTTCAGAGGTGAACGCTTCAAAGATCACCCCTGTGATGTAAAAGGGAACAATGACATGCTGAGCATCACACGCCCGGATGTCATTAAAGAAATCCATACTGAGTATTTAAAAGCCGGTACGGACATTATTGAAACCAATACTTTCAGTACCCAGCGCATTTCCCTGGCCGACTACCAGATGGAACCGCTTGCGTATGAGATGAGTTTTGAAGGGGCAAAAATTGCCAAAGAGGCGGTAAACGAATTTATGGCCGCCAACCCCGACCGCAAGTGTTTTGTGGCCGGAGCAGTGGGCCCAACCAACAGAACCCTCTCCATTTCACCTGACGTAAATGATCCGGGTTTCAGGGCCATTACCTTTGATGAACTGGTTGAAGCTTATGACGAACAGGTACGCGGATTGGTAGATGGAGGTGCAGATTTGCTCCTTATTGAAACCATTTTTGATACGCTGAATGCCAAGGCTGCCATATTTTCAATTAAGAAATACGAAGCCGAAATTGGCCGTAAAATAGAGATCATGATCTCTGGTACCATTACTGATGCATCGGGAAGAACTTTATCTGGCCAAACGGCCGAAGCTTTCCTGAATTCTGTAATGCATGCCAATCCACTGAGCATTGGCTTTAACTGTGCCCTGGGTGCCAAAGACATGAGACCCCATATTGAAGAACTTTCTGCCAAAGCAGGATGTTATGTTTCGGCTTATCCGAATGCAGGTTTGCCCAATGAATTTGGTGCTTATGACGAAATGCCACATGAAACGGCCCACCTGGTGGAAGATTTTATCCAGCATGGTTTTGTAAACATTGTAGGTGGCTGCTGTGGTACCACACCAGAGCACATTGGTTGCATTGCCAAAAAAGCGAAAAATGTAGCACCCCGCAAAATACCGCATATTGAACCTTACCTGCGCTTAAGCGGGCTGGAGCCGGTAACCATTACGCCGGAAAGCATTTTTGTAAACATCGGGGAAAGGACCAACATTACCGGATCACCTAAATTCAGCAAGCTGATTTTGGGCGGCGATTTTGAAGCAGCACTGGCTGTAGCCCGTCAGCAGGTAGAAGGTGGTGCGCAGGTGATCGATGTGAACATGGATGAAGGGATGATCGATTCGGAAGCTTCGATGACAAAGTTCCTGAACCTGATCGCTTCTGAACCAGATATTTCCAAACTGCCCATCATGGTCGACTCGTCTAAATGGACAGTAATTGAAGCTGGCTTAAAATGCCTGCAGGGCAAAGGGATTGTCAACTCCATTTCACTGAAAGAAGGAGAAGATAAATTCAGGGAAAGTGCCCGTAAGATCATGACTTATGGCGCTGCTGTAGTGGTAATGGCTTTTGATGAGCTTGGCCAGGCAGATAATTTTGAAAGAAGAAAAGAGATCTGTAAAAGATCTTATGACATACTGGTCGATGAAATTGGCTTTCCGGCCCAGGATATCATTTTTGACCCGAACATCCTTACCGTAGCTACAGGTTTGGAAGAACACAATAATTATGCGGTCGATTTTATCAATGCCACCCGCTGGATTAAAGAAAACCTGCCTTATGCAAAAGTAAGTGGCGGGGTTTCTAATATTTCCTTTTCTTTCAGGGGTAACAATACCGTAAGGGAAGCCATGCATTCGGCATTTTTATACCATGCCATCAAGGCAGGCCTGGACATGGGGATTGTAAATGCAGGAATGCTGGAAGTTTATCAGGAAATTCCACCGGAGCTTTTGGTGCTGGTTGAGGATGTATTGCTGAACCGCAGAGATGACGCAACAGAGCGCCTGGTTGAATTTGCAGACACCATCAAATCTAAAGGAAAAGAGATTGTAAGAGATGAGGAATGGCGCAAAACAAGTGTAGAAGAACGCTTGTCGCATGCTTTGGTTAAAGGAATCATAGAATACCTGGATGCCGATGTAGAAGAAGCGCGCCAGAAATACGCCAGACCAATAGAGGTAATTGAAGGGCCGCTGATGGATGGGATGAACATCGTAGGCGATCTGTTTGGTGCCGGAAAAATGTTTTTACCGCAGGTAGTAAAATCTGCCCGTGTAATGAAAAAAGCGGTGGCTTACCTGCTGCCCTTTATCGAACAGGAAAAACTGGACAACCCGGATCAGGATCAGAATTCATCTGCCGGAAAAATATTGATGGCCACTGTAAAAGGTGATGTACACGATATCGGAAAGAACATCGTAGGCGTAGTACTGGCCTGCAACAACTTCGAGATCGTAGATATGGGCGTGATGGTGCCCGCACAGGACATTATCAAAAAAGCCAAAGAGATCAATGCAGATATCATTGGATTGAGTGGTCTGATTACTCCTTCGCTGGATGAAATGGTGCATTTTGCCAAAGAAATGGAACGTGAAGGTTTTACTATTCCCCTGATGATAGGTGGGGCTACAACTTCCCGGATCCATGCTGCTGTAAAAGTTGCGCCGAACTATTCGGGCCCGGCCATACACGTACTGGATGCTTCCAGAAGTGTAACAGTAGCCAGTACATTAATGAACAAGGATACCCGTGATGAATATATTGCAGGTATCCGCGCGGAATATGACAAGGCCCGTGAAGCGCACCTGAACAAACGCTCTGACAAGCGTTTTAAAACAATTGAAGAAGCCCGCAAAGACAATTTTAAAATCGACACCAGCCTGGTAGCCCCTGCCCCAACCTTTACAGGGACAAAGGTATTTGACAATTATCCGCTGGAAGAACTGGTGCCTTATATAGACTGGACACCTTTCTTTCAAACATGGGAGCTTCGTGGTTCTTATCCAAGGATCCTGGAAGACAAGGTGGTTGGTGATGAAGCAAAGAAACTGTTTAATGATGCTAAGGTATTGTTAAAAAGGATTGTAGAGGAGAAGCTATTAACTGCCAGGGCAGTAATCGGCTTCTGGCCGGCAAATGCAGTTGGTGATGACATCGTTTTAGCTGTGGAAGGAAAAGAAGTGGTGATCCATACGCTTCGCCAGCAGGCAGAAAAAACGGCTGATCAGCCTTATTATGCCTTGTCTGACTTTATAGCGCAAAAGGAAACCGGCATACCTGATTATTTTGGCGGATTTGCCCTTACAACCGGCATAGGCTGTGATGAGCTGGTTGCTGAGTTTGAAGCGGTTTACGATGATTACAACAGCATTATGGCCAAAGCTTTGGCCGACAGACTGGCAGAAGCTTTTGCAGAACGCATGCACGAGCTGGTCCGTAAAGAGTACTGGGGATATGCAAAGGATGAACACCTGGACAATGAAGCACTGATTAAGGAAGAATATTCCGGCATACGCCCTGCACCAGGCTATCCCGCCTGTCCGGAGCATACTGAAAAAGGCACTTTATTTGAACTGCTGGATGCAGAAGCCAGAATTGGGCTTAGCCTTACGGAAAGTTACGCCATGTACCCTACTGCAGCGGTAAGTGGATTTTACTTTGCACATCCGCAATCCAGATACTTTGGTTTAGGTAAGATCACCAAAGACCAGGTAGAAGACTATGCAGTAAGGAAAAACATGCCACTGGAAGAAGTAGAAAGATGGCTGAGCCCAAATTTAGCTTATTAACAACCATACGAACGACGATTCATGAAAATTATAGATCATATAAATAACGCCAAAGGAAAAACCTTATTCTCATTTGAACTGTTGCCACCCATTAAAGGGCAAAGCATTAAAGGAATATTTGATGCCATAGATCCATTAATGGAATTTAATCCGCCTTTTATTGATGTAACTTATCTTCGCGAAGATTACATTTATAAGCAACATGCCAATGGCCTCCTGGAAAAGGTGGCCTATCGCAAACGCCCGAGTACGGTAGCCACCTGTGCTGCAATTATGAACAGGTACAAAGTGGATGCTGTACCACATTTGATTTGCGGTGGTTTTACAAAAGATGAGACAGAAAATGCCCTGATCGACCTGCAGTTTTTGGGTATAGATAATGTACTGGTTTTAAGGGGTGATGCACGTAAAAGCGATAGTTCTTTCATTCCAACACCAAATGGCCATGCTTACGCTTCGGAACTGCTGCAACATGTGGTAGACATGAACAACGGCAAATACCTGCATGACGACATGGAAAGTGCAGAAAAAACAGACTTTTGCATTGGTGTGGCGGGTTATCCGGAAAAACATTTTGAATCACCAAACCTGGATACAGATTTCAGATACCTGAAACACAAAGTAGATACCGGGGCTGATTTTATTGTGACCCAGATGTTCTTCGACAATAAGAAATATAAAGCTTTTGTGGATAAATGCAGAGAAAATGGCATCCATGTACCCATCATACCGGGGTTAAAACCAATTACCAGCAGCAAACAGCTGATCAGCCTGCCTAAAATATTTCACCTGGATATTCCAATAGAACTGAGCGAAGCGGTACATGGCTGTAAATCAGAGAAGGAAGTTAAAGAAGTTGGTATTGAATGGATGATCAATCAGTGCAATGAGCTGAAGGCAATGGGTGCGCCGGTGCTGCATTTCTATACGATGGGCAATCCGGAACCGACCAAAAAGATTGCGCAGGCGGTATTTTAGGGTTTAAAAACCCGGGGTATCTGTGTTTTCTGAAATACTCTTTGTATCTTCATATAACATTAAGACTTATATTTATATGAACAGACTGATGCTATTGTTGCTGGTTGCTGTAGGTTCTTTAACGGCCTGCACAACGATGAAACCCGGATCTATTGGTAATGGTGGCCTCTCCCAACTGGGTGGCACCTGGGAACTTAACTATATATCAGGACCAAGAATAGCCTTTAATGGATTATACCCGGGCAAGAAGCCGTTTATTAAATTTGATATTGCAGACAAAAGGTTTAGCGGGAATACCAGCTGTAATTCTTTTTCCGGACAACTTGTTGCAGACGACACAACCATCAATTTTACACAGCCTTTTGTTATGACAAAAATGGCCTGTCCTGGTGAAGGAGAGACCATTTTTGTGGAAATGCTAAAAAAGGCAAGTACTTATGCGATAACGAGCGACAGTACCCTGAATTTTATGATGGGCGACATTGCCATTATGCGTTTCCATAAGAAGTAAGCAGGTACTTTTTAAAGGATTCAAAACCGGTATCCATTGCTGTAGCCAGTTTTGGTTTGGCAGCCAGGCTTTTTACCTGCTCAGGGATTTCAATATCGGCCTTTATTTCTTCAGGAAAAACATCCGGAAATTTGCAGGCATGGGCGGTAGACAGGAAAACACCTGCAAATTCCTGATCTGAAGTATCCATTCTGTATTGCTGCAAAGCCAGCCAGGCAATGGCAGTATGCGGACAGGCGATGTAATCAAATTCATTATAAATGGCCTTGATGGCCTCCAGCGTCTCATCATCGGTAAAGCGATAACCTTTCATCACCTTTTCCAAGGCGGCTTTATCGTTATTGAACAGGTCCATGATCCTCACCCAATTGCTCGGTGCGCCTACATCCATGGCATTGGAGTAGGTTTGAACGGATGGTCTGGTCTCGTATATCCCGCTTTCCAGGAAGCGCGGAACGGTATCGTTTACGTTGGTAGCGGCCACAAATCGTTTTACGGGCAGGCCCATTTTATAGGCCAGTAAACCAGCGGCAATATTGCCAAAGTTTCCGCTTGGCACTACAAATACCAGGTCTTTTTTTCCCTGCCTGCGCAATTGTGCATAGGCATTGAAGTAATAGAAAGTTTGTGGGATCAGCCTAGAGATGTTGATGGAATTGGCTGAAGTAAGGCGCAGTTTTTCATTGAGCTCTTCATCTGCAAAGGCCTGTTTTACCAGGTGCTGGCAGTCGTCAAATGTTCCCTCCACTTCTATGGCATGAATGTTCTGGCCATTGGTACAAAGCTGTAGTTCCTGGATGTCGCTCACTTTTCCTTTCGGATAAAGAATGGTAACACGGGTATTGGCCACACCCAAAAAACCGAGTGCTACGGCACCACCCGTATCGCCTGAGGTGGCGACCAGCACGTCTAAAGTTTTTTCATTTTCTTTCAGAAAGTAGCCCATGATCCGGCTCATGAACCTTGCCCCAAAATCTTTGAAGGCAAGAGATGGGCCATGAAACAACTCCAGTACAAAATCATTGCCGGCCAGGTTCACAACGGGAGCATCAAAGTTGATGGCATCGTCGATGATGGCCTTAAGATCGCCGGCCGGTATGGCATCCTGCAACAGCACTGAAGCAACTTTAAAGGCAATCTGTGGCAGGGAATACTGCTCAATATGGTCTATGAATTCTTTATCAAGCACAGGGATATCGACCGGCATATACAAGCCTTTATCTAAGGGCATGCTATTGAAAACCGCTGTTGGAAAATCTACGCTCAGGTTATGGTTATTGGTACTGTATAATTTCATTGTTTTTATGGCTAATCTAATACTACCGGTCCTTTTTTGTTCACTTCAGAGACGAAAGCCAGGCTGTTGATGGAAAGGCTTTTTAAATGCTGCTGTAAGTTTTGAGTAATTTTTTTTGCGGTCTCTTTATCCCTTGTAAGGG comes from the Pedobacter heparinus DSM 2366 genome and includes:
- a CDS encoding MBG domain-containing protein — its product is MSYINFSSPLPTLSRYIIISFTFILCTLGFQAHAQYCTPNLNCTDGDLILNVSLSTLNNSSTCGTNGYSNFTALAAPSLAMGTSYPISVTVGAGWSSEAVSVWIDYNGNGIFEASEFTYIGAGSGSVVSGNIAIQATTLGSKRMRVRVAAVGAIAATDDMACDAMQEYGEFEDYTVNIVAATATPNGNGILHVKKNGAGNFNGNSWANAIPELADALKFAKIQNAIIPGTVKEIWVAKGTYKPMYSPEDGPDFGTDKGRDNAFLLVKDVKVYGGFAGTETTLSQRDLSVTTNKSTLSGDFNDDDVVTGTGSTLNISGNTENAYHVLVSAGGAGNAVLNGFTITGAYGASGTAIIVNTFSVYRNTGGGIINTNASSPTVANCIFINNMVKGGSGGAMYNSISANPLVMNCSFINNFASNISGQGWGDEGGGGMYNQGSAPVIVNCTFYGNLATGNRSGGAISNLQSIPSIINTVISNNSASASSGIYSPNMGTLFIRYSLVQDMPADVANHNLDGTVDPLFTNPATGDYTLKSGSPAINSGSNVLYEAADGNVGNNSLGLDKDLAGNPRLAGTNIDIGAYESQIQSQTITAGNIVKTYGDVAFVPTATASSGLEVSYASADNTIAEAFQDAADGNKWKLKIKKAGTVNITASQPGGNGYDPAPDVVFSLTVNKRPVTLSIKPAATFSKVYDAGTAGTFLATDLILASGDVINSDEVLLSLSSGAAQYDTKNAGTGKTITLPIASVSLSGAQAGNYSIANLADLSSSNAEITAMPLTITASNASKVYDGIAYAGGNGVSYGAFAAGESSADLSGLLSYGGTAQNAINAGSYTIIPGGLSSGNYAITYVNAELTISQNPVNTLTFNTQTAGSTLNKTYGDAGINAAANASSGLTVLYSSSNTAVASVNTAGQVSFLAAGTATITASQAGNANYAAGTAISFQVQVAKKILTVTAKDFNKTYDGLPYTGGNGVSYSGFENGDDFSALTGTIGYIGTSQGALNAGTYAIVPTGLTSANYDFDYRGGTLGITQSANNAIVFNSQTAGSTLNKTYGDAGINAAANASSGLTVLYSSSNTAVASVNTSGTVQLLSFGTAIITASQPGNINYVAATPVSFTVNVQKKQLSITAKNASKIYDGNIYTGGAGVIYDGFITGENESHLQGALTYSGTAQGAKNAGSYFISPAGYTSSNYAISYQDGNLSIAKASLNVTAAAKSKTYGDDDPVFNYNATGLIGTDGLTGSLTRAAGNNATTYAITQGTLTAGNNYTIVYTPANLTIGKAQLMVTAEDKQMCQGAALPAFTVSYSGFKYNDGPASLNAAQLNSTGNQSSEAGNYVISASGATAANYTFNYVNGTLKINPMPVLTVNSDKGSTISKGEIVQLTVTGAMNYSWTANSSILDGQQTGLLRVRPKETTTYTVTGTNASGCSQRISFTLTVLDDLEKIKANNILTPNNDGYNDKWVVDNIDFYPDNTVKVFDRSGRVVYAKKGYDNSWEGTLNGTALAEGTYYYIIDFGINKRPFKGYITLIREN
- the metH gene encoding methionine synthase, translating into MDIRKELEKRILIIDGAMGTMIQRYTLTEEDFRGERFKDHPCDVKGNNDMLSITRPDVIKEIHTEYLKAGTDIIETNTFSTQRISLADYQMEPLAYEMSFEGAKIAKEAVNEFMAANPDRKCFVAGAVGPTNRTLSISPDVNDPGFRAITFDELVEAYDEQVRGLVDGGADLLLIETIFDTLNAKAAIFSIKKYEAEIGRKIEIMISGTITDASGRTLSGQTAEAFLNSVMHANPLSIGFNCALGAKDMRPHIEELSAKAGCYVSAYPNAGLPNEFGAYDEMPHETAHLVEDFIQHGFVNIVGGCCGTTPEHIGCIAKKAKNVAPRKIPHIEPYLRLSGLEPVTITPESIFVNIGERTNITGSPKFSKLILGGDFEAALAVARQQVEGGAQVIDVNMDEGMIDSEASMTKFLNLIASEPDISKLPIMVDSSKWTVIEAGLKCLQGKGIVNSISLKEGEDKFRESARKIMTYGAAVVVMAFDELGQADNFERRKEICKRSYDILVDEIGFPAQDIIFDPNILTVATGLEEHNNYAVDFINATRWIKENLPYAKVSGGVSNISFSFRGNNTVREAMHSAFLYHAIKAGLDMGIVNAGMLEVYQEIPPELLVLVEDVLLNRRDDATERLVEFADTIKSKGKEIVRDEEWRKTSVEERLSHALVKGIIEYLDADVEEARQKYARPIEVIEGPLMDGMNIVGDLFGAGKMFLPQVVKSARVMKKAVAYLLPFIEQEKLDNPDQDQNSSAGKILMATVKGDVHDIGKNIVGVVLACNNFEIVDMGVMVPAQDIIKKAKEINADIIGLSGLITPSLDEMVHFAKEMEREGFTIPLMIGGATTSRIHAAVKVAPNYSGPAIHVLDASRSVTVASTLMNKDTRDEYIAGIRAEYDKAREAHLNKRSDKRFKTIEEARKDNFKIDTSLVAPAPTFTGTKVFDNYPLEELVPYIDWTPFFQTWELRGSYPRILEDKVVGDEAKKLFNDAKVLLKRIVEEKLLTARAVIGFWPANAVGDDIVLAVEGKEVVIHTLRQQAEKTADQPYYALSDFIAQKETGIPDYFGGFALTTGIGCDELVAEFEAVYDDYNSIMAKALADRLAEAFAERMHELVRKEYWGYAKDEHLDNEALIKEEYSGIRPAPGYPACPEHTEKGTLFELLDAEARIGLSLTESYAMYPTAAVSGFYFAHPQSRYFGLGKITKDQVEDYAVRKNMPLEEVERWLSPNLAY
- the metF gene encoding methylenetetrahydrofolate reductase [NAD(P)H] yields the protein MKIIDHINNAKGKTLFSFELLPPIKGQSIKGIFDAIDPLMEFNPPFIDVTYLREDYIYKQHANGLLEKVAYRKRPSTVATCAAIMNRYKVDAVPHLICGGFTKDETENALIDLQFLGIDNVLVLRGDARKSDSSFIPTPNGHAYASELLQHVVDMNNGKYLHDDMESAEKTDFCIGVAGYPEKHFESPNLDTDFRYLKHKVDTGADFIVTQMFFDNKKYKAFVDKCRENGIHVPIIPGLKPITSSKQLISLPKIFHLDIPIELSEAVHGCKSEKEVKEVGIEWMINQCNELKAMGAPVLHFYTMGNPEPTKKIAQAVF
- a CDS encoding META domain-containing protein, whose protein sequence is MNRLMLLLLVAVGSLTACTTMKPGSIGNGGLSQLGGTWELNYISGPRIAFNGLYPGKKPFIKFDIADKRFSGNTSCNSFSGQLVADDTTINFTQPFVMTKMACPGEGETIFVEMLKKASTYAITSDSTLNFMMGDIAIMRFHKK
- the thrC gene encoding threonine synthase, yielding MKLYSTNNHNLSVDFPTAVFNSMPLDKGLYMPVDIPVLDKEFIDHIEQYSLPQIAFKVASVLLQDAIPAGDLKAIIDDAINFDAPVVNLAGNDFVLELFHGPSLAFKDFGARFMSRIMGYFLKENEKTLDVLVATSGDTGGAVALGFLGVANTRVTILYPKGKVSDIQELQLCTNGQNIHAIEVEGTFDDCQHLVKQAFADEELNEKLRLTSANSINISRLIPQTFYYFNAYAQLRRQGKKDLVFVVPSGNFGNIAAGLLAYKMGLPVKRFVAATNVNDTVPRFLESGIYETRPSVQTYSNAMDVGAPSNWVRIMDLFNNDKAALEKVMKGYRFTDDETLEAIKAIYNEFDYIACPHTAIAWLALQQYRMDTSDQEFAGVFLSTAHACKFPDVFPEEIKADIEIPEQVKSLAAKPKLATAMDTGFESFKKYLLTSYGNA